A region from the Negativicoccus succinicivorans genome encodes:
- a CDS encoding cation diffusion facilitator family transporter, with translation METSLTAEQRYATEQRLLWQSAGLMGLIAVAATWFGLLTNSHAILIDGIFSFVAVIIKILMIMTSRLTTRESSKKFQFGYWQFEPLVLAAEGGFTLIIVVYAFLNGMISLFSGGNAMNFGLAIIYALTFTFANMGYYLYVHRVNRKLKSSLIHFDNMSWLVDACFAASLFISFGLAYLLERTQYAHYGVFVDPVILIILSLTMMPVALNILGPAVSQVLGMAPEGLHEKVHEVMDDFMVRYRFKDYVSSVQRYGKIAFIDIDILIPKSYPIQEVGDLDRIRDEIDKALGGKSVRKWLTITFTTSRRWMAQDYELLEEEDE, from the coding sequence ATGGAAACGAGTTTAACGGCGGAACAACGTTACGCGACAGAGCAACGCTTACTTTGGCAGTCGGCGGGTCTGATGGGACTGATTGCCGTCGCGGCGACCTGGTTCGGCCTGCTTACGAACTCGCATGCGATCTTGATTGACGGGATTTTCTCGTTTGTGGCAGTCATTATTAAGATTTTAATGATCATGACTTCGCGTCTGACAACGCGGGAATCGAGCAAAAAATTTCAATTCGGATATTGGCAGTTTGAACCGCTCGTGCTTGCGGCAGAAGGCGGCTTCACGCTGATCATTGTTGTCTACGCGTTTTTGAACGGCATGATCAGTCTTTTCAGCGGCGGCAATGCAATGAACTTCGGCTTGGCGATTATTTACGCCTTAACGTTTACGTTCGCCAATATGGGGTATTATCTCTATGTGCATCGGGTAAATCGGAAACTGAAATCCAGCCTGATTCATTTTGATAATATGAGTTGGCTCGTCGATGCCTGTTTCGCCGCCAGTTTGTTTATCAGTTTCGGCTTGGCCTACTTGCTTGAACGAACGCAATATGCGCATTACGGGGTATTCGTCGACCCGGTGATCCTAATTATTTTGTCATTGACCATGATGCCTGTCGCGCTCAATATTTTGGGACCTGCGGTAAGTCAGGTACTCGGCATGGCGCCGGAAGGTTTACATGAAAAAGTTCATGAAGTGATGGACGATTTCATGGTCCGCTACCGTTTTAAGGACTACGTGAGTTCCGTGCAACGGTACGGCAAAATCGCCTTTATCGATATCGATATTTTAATTCCGAAAAGTTACCCGATCCAGGAGGTGGGAGATCTCGACCGTATTCGTGATGAGATTGATAAGGCCCTGGGCGGTAAATCAGTACGCAAGTGGTTGACCATTACCTTTACTACCAGCCGTCGTTGGATGGCGCAAGATTATGAGCTGTTGGAGGAGGAAGACGAATGA
- a CDS encoding type II secretion system protein: protein MNMKSRGFIFPEVLFLILIMTVVGGTLAATVLGAVHNAAGGREQTERAALLQETAEKLKYAYLVDGVPAGYSITKEYNAHHFTIDVAGTEAAEPGVYGYEITVSGSRGADAVTIWLPRGNTHA, encoded by the coding sequence ATGAACATGAAATCGCGAGGCTTTATTTTTCCGGAAGTTCTTTTCTTGATTCTGATTATGACGGTGGTCGGCGGAACGCTCGCCGCCACCGTTTTGGGCGCGGTGCATAACGCGGCCGGCGGGCGGGAGCAAACGGAGCGGGCGGCGCTGTTGCAGGAGACGGCGGAAAAATTGAAATACGCCTACCTGGTCGATGGCGTGCCCGCCGGCTACAGTATTACCAAAGAATACAATGCGCATCACTTTACGATTGATGTAGCCGGCACAGAGGCGGCGGAACCGGGCGTTTACGGCTATGAAATCACGGTCAGCGGCTCACGAGGCGCGGATGCGGTGACGATTTGGCTGCCGCGAGGAAACACACATGCGTAA
- a CDS encoding pilus assembly FimT family protein encodes MDKQSNRGYLLWEMLVAIALVGIFTAWSAVQYAAFQDRQALLRATSALCAAIHQTQALAQQNRGAQSNMPTLHLNVDHRPAMYYVTARNTLIGQRAALPEGITFSAGQSKLVQFQSNGRPMQSYRGNYQIVLENRHHERKRIIISAQTGRVRVQ; translated from the coding sequence ATGGATAAACAATCAAACCGCGGTTATTTGCTTTGGGAAATGCTGGTGGCGATCGCTTTAGTGGGAATATTTACCGCCTGGTCCGCCGTGCAGTATGCGGCGTTTCAGGATCGACAGGCTTTATTGCGAGCGACCTCGGCGCTTTGCGCCGCCATCCATCAGACGCAAGCGCTCGCGCAACAAAATCGCGGCGCACAAAGCAACATGCCGACCCTGCATCTCAATGTCGATCATCGCCCGGCGATGTACTACGTAACGGCGCGAAATACGTTGATCGGTCAACGTGCCGCCTTGCCGGAGGGCATTACATTTAGCGCGGGGCAGTCCAAGCTGGTGCAGTTTCAAAGTAACGGTCGACCGATGCAAAGTTACCGCGGGAATTACCAAATCGTGTTGGAAAATCGTCATCATGAACGCAAAAGGATTATTATCAGCGCACAGACAGGACGGGTACGCGTGCAATGA
- a CDS encoding prepilin peptidase, giving the protein MTLTAVGVLLWPCIAGPCIWRWAEAYRRRYAAEWAEPFTPRRGLTRAEWCFGFFAALSLLPGLNDGRSLIGTLVLCGLSLLAALCDARYGVLPRRLSLLLFLAGSAESIAAGHFLSALMASLLAVVVAGVLYGLARGGMGQGDIWYYAALATWLSPLQTLLLLWLAALLGACFGILSRGFFPRCQAIPFGPFLTLAVGLTTPVGSWLGYG; this is encoded by the coding sequence ATGACGCTGACCGCGGTCGGCGTTTTGTTGTGGCCCTGCATCGCGGGACCCTGCATATGGCGTTGGGCGGAAGCGTATCGGCGGCGCTATGCCGCGGAGTGGGCCGAGCCTTTTACGCCGCGTCGCGGGTTAACGCGCGCGGAATGGTGCTTCGGCTTTTTCGCGGCACTGAGCCTACTGCCCGGTCTGAATGACGGGCGTTCGCTCATCGGTACATTGGTATTGTGCGGATTGAGTCTGCTTGCCGCGCTTTGTGACGCGCGCTATGGCGTGTTGCCGAGGCGCCTTTCGCTTTTGCTTTTTCTGGCAGGAAGCGCGGAAAGCATCGCGGCGGGACATTTTCTGAGCGCATTAATGGCAAGCCTTTTGGCAGTTGTAGTGGCCGGTGTTTTATACGGACTCGCGCGCGGCGGCATGGGGCAGGGCGACATTTGGTATTACGCGGCGCTCGCGACTTGGCTGTCGCCGTTGCAAACGTTGTTGCTCTTGTGGCTGGCGGCGCTTTTGGGAGCGTGCTTCGGCATCCTTTCCCGCGGGTTTTTTCCCCGCTGTCAGGCGATTCCGTTCGGACCTTTTTTGACGTTGGCGGTCGGTTTAACGACACCGGTAGGAAGTTGGCTGGGTTATGGATAA
- a CDS encoding type II secretion system protein, whose translation MQRTKQRKHAGFTLIELLIVIAIIGILATVVIPKFGGAADRAKVAKIQADLHSVGTAVAMYQVDTGKYPSSLDELVNTTDASKGYLEAVPKAPDNESYDTSKLATKGEVTYSYKGTTYSSHGGPSGK comes from the coding sequence ATGCAAAGAACGAAACAACGCAAACATGCCGGTTTTACTTTGATCGAACTGTTAATTGTAATTGCTATCATCGGGATTTTGGCGACGGTTGTTATACCGAAATTCGGCGGCGCGGCGGATCGCGCCAAAGTGGCGAAGATTCAAGCGGATTTGCACAGTGTCGGAACGGCGGTGGCGATGTACCAGGTGGACACGGGCAAATACCCGAGCTCCCTGGACGAATTGGTAAATACGACGGACGCCTCGAAAGGATACTTGGAAGCGGTTCCAAAAGCGCCGGATAATGAAAGCTACGACACGAGCAAATTGGCGACGAAGGGAGAAGTCACTTACAGCTATAAAGGCACGACATACTCCTCGCACGGCGGACCGAGCGGCAAATGA
- a CDS encoding type II secretion system F family protein, which translates to MAAMQRYHYIALDEAQHLRRTGWIESTSESDAAALLRARSWYVVRLRRGNAWEQISQRKLGARTLALFTQQWATLLRAGIDVLTALRLLSETGPPRLQQALTDVSAAVETGETLREALQTARAFPPLLIALVEAGEAAGVLAENLTYASLYYRNQLKLQRLRREAYSYPLLVMLAGLLVGGISVIWILPTFANLFADLGAQPSAVTQTVLTTAQWFHSHVLLIALALFLALGAIVALSMTPTGRMVVARQADRFTLFRAPMYARMAQVQALLLKSGLDLAETLRLTAAVTNPLYRERLLTARAAVRNGRALETALQAADITGPVYLHMVRVGTESGRLEELLAETAAYYEEESARSWEQLKTWLGPLLLLATGLWVGFLMYSILLPIIDVVTAPM; encoded by the coding sequence ATGGCGGCAATGCAGCGATACCACTATATAGCATTGGATGAGGCGCAACATTTGCGGCGCACTGGCTGGATTGAAAGCACTTCTGAATCTGACGCGGCGGCGTTGCTGCGGGCGCGTTCCTGGTATGTGGTTCGTTTGCGCCGCGGCAATGCATGGGAACAAATTTCGCAACGAAAACTCGGAGCTCGCACCTTGGCGCTTTTTACCCAACAGTGGGCGACATTGTTGCGCGCCGGGATTGACGTGTTGACGGCGCTGCGCTTGCTGAGTGAAACGGGTCCGCCCCGCCTGCAACAAGCGCTGACCGATGTCAGCGCGGCGGTGGAGACGGGAGAGACGTTGCGGGAGGCCTTGCAAACGGCGCGTGCTTTCCCGCCGTTACTGATCGCGCTGGTAGAAGCGGGCGAAGCGGCCGGCGTGCTGGCGGAAAATTTAACATACGCTTCGCTTTACTACCGCAATCAATTAAAACTGCAGCGCTTGCGTCGGGAGGCGTACAGCTATCCGCTGTTGGTGATGCTGGCGGGTCTGCTGGTCGGCGGGATTTCCGTGATTTGGATTTTGCCAACTTTCGCGAACCTGTTCGCCGATCTCGGCGCGCAACCTTCGGCGGTGACGCAAACGGTACTAACGACGGCGCAATGGTTTCATTCGCATGTGCTTTTGATCGCGCTCGCGCTGTTTTTGGCTTTGGGCGCGATCGTCGCGCTGTCCATGACGCCGACCGGACGAATGGTTGTCGCCCGTCAAGCGGATCGTTTTACTTTGTTTCGCGCGCCGATGTACGCGCGCATGGCGCAGGTACAGGCGCTTTTGTTAAAGAGCGGTTTGGATCTCGCGGAGACATTGCGGCTGACGGCGGCGGTCACCAATCCGCTATATCGGGAACGCTTGCTTACCGCTCGCGCCGCTGTGCGCAACGGTCGCGCGTTGGAGACGGCGCTGCAAGCGGCGGACATCACCGGGCCGGTGTATCTTCACATGGTGCGCGTGGGTACGGAAAGCGGACGTTTGGAGGAACTCTTGGCGGAGACGGCCGCGTATTACGAAGAGGAAAGCGCGCGCAGCTGGGAGCAACTGAAAACATGGTTAGGACCGTTGCTTTTGTTGGCGACGGGATTGTGGGTAGGATTTTTGATGTACAGTATCTTGCTGCCGATTATCGATGTGGTAACGGCTCCGATGTAG
- a CDS encoding type IV pilus twitching motility protein PilT — protein sequence MRADWQADWLVQALQRQASDIHLTPGEPIYYRREGRLENSGEILSEAAWDAWCVHFLTADEQTILRSERHLDIVCRENRPLRFSFFFAGGKLCAGVRILYGLDDLPKDPDPALLADAAALNEGLVLIGGATGSGKTTALLHVLAQMNERFSRHVITLEDPPELYLPAGRCLIRQRAVGTDVADFTSGVWEALRADPDVLVIGELRHPETIHAALTAAETGHLVLATVHSATLPAMIGRMVHAFPAAAQTQVRYQIAATLRLAVAQRLLPVGARRVLLRSYAWWTPALSRLVRDGKEAQLNGYLQTGGVQAQTFTQALQRARQMLSDDEKDDLEEQWRQCSDTTI from the coding sequence TTGCGAGCTGATTGGCAGGCCGATTGGTTGGTTCAGGCATTGCAACGCCAGGCGAGTGATATTCATTTGACGCCGGGAGAGCCGATTTATTATCGGCGGGAAGGACGACTGGAAAACAGCGGAGAGATCCTCAGCGAGGCGGCGTGGGATGCCTGGTGCGTTCATTTTTTAACAGCTGACGAGCAAACCATCCTGCGCTCCGAACGTCATCTTGATATTGTTTGCCGTGAAAATCGACCGTTGCGTTTTTCTTTCTTTTTCGCCGGCGGCAAACTTTGCGCCGGTGTGCGCATTTTGTACGGTTTGGACGATTTACCGAAGGATCCCGATCCGGCGCTTTTGGCGGATGCCGCCGCGTTAAATGAGGGCTTGGTGCTGATCGGCGGCGCGACCGGAAGCGGCAAAACGACGGCGTTATTGCATGTTTTGGCGCAGATGAATGAACGGTTTTCGCGGCACGTGATTACGCTGGAAGATCCGCCGGAATTATATTTACCCGCCGGCCGTTGCCTGATTCGTCAACGCGCAGTCGGTACTGACGTGGCGGATTTCACGAGCGGCGTGTGGGAAGCGTTACGAGCTGACCCGGATGTGTTGGTCATCGGTGAATTGCGTCATCCGGAGACGATTCACGCGGCATTGACGGCGGCGGAAACCGGCCATCTCGTGTTGGCCACCGTACACAGCGCAACATTGCCCGCCATGATCGGGCGGATGGTGCACGCGTTTCCCGCGGCGGCGCAAACGCAAGTGCGTTACCAAATCGCCGCGACATTGCGGCTGGCTGTCGCGCAGCGTCTGTTGCCGGTCGGCGCGCGCCGCGTATTATTGCGTTCGTACGCGTGGTGGACACCGGCTTTGTCACGTCTGGTGCGTGACGGCAAAGAGGCGCAACTGAACGGTTATTTACAAACGGGCGGTGTGCAGGCGCAAACATTTACGCAAGCGCTGCAACGCGCGCGGCAAATGCTTTCCGACGACGAAAAAGACGATCTTGAGGAGCAATGGCGGCAATGCAGCGATACCACTATATAG
- a CDS encoding GspE/PulE family protein — MTAQEMATPKTAVHALLTQAVVAGASDVHFEPQENELRVRFRIHGKLWETTQLPGTFAPSVANYIKALAHMNMAEKRLPLDGSCTFETGNRKYDLRISSLPVFYGEKIVVRILGNPLFVPQLERLGLLPAAQSLLVRELRRSAGLIVVAGATGTGKSTTLAAALAFLNDSARNLVSIEDPIEYHLSGVNQVQVNEQSGLTFAKGLRSILRQDPDVIAVGEIRDRETAEIAIRAALTGHLVLSSMHANTAAEIPLRFVEMGIAPYLVAASLTLVISQRLLRLLCPACKQPYRGVTPWADGSTDNALFTRGGCEQCHATGYAGRTGIFEMLPVDERIKNQLALPEGVPRLRSLCGSLTRFPLVEQVRERIAKGEVGVEEAAFFAS; from the coding sequence ATGACGGCGCAGGAGATGGCAACACCCAAGACAGCGGTGCACGCATTATTGACGCAAGCCGTGGTTGCCGGCGCGAGCGATGTGCACTTTGAGCCGCAAGAGAACGAGCTGCGCGTGCGTTTTCGCATTCACGGCAAGCTTTGGGAAACAACGCAACTCCCCGGGACTTTTGCGCCCTCGGTGGCGAATTATATCAAAGCGCTGGCACATATGAATATGGCGGAAAAGCGATTGCCCTTAGACGGCAGTTGCACTTTTGAAACCGGTAACAGGAAATATGATTTACGTATTTCCTCGTTACCGGTTTTTTATGGTGAAAAAATAGTGGTCAGAATTTTAGGCAATCCGCTGTTTGTTCCGCAACTGGAAAGGCTCGGTCTGTTGCCGGCGGCGCAATCGCTGTTGGTTCGCGAATTGCGACGCAGCGCGGGATTGATTGTGGTTGCCGGCGCAACCGGAACGGGCAAAAGCACCACGCTGGCGGCGGCGCTCGCTTTTTTGAATGACAGCGCGCGCAATTTGGTCTCGATTGAAGATCCGATTGAATATCATTTGTCCGGCGTGAATCAGGTGCAGGTGAATGAACAAAGCGGACTCACATTCGCCAAAGGACTGCGCAGTATTTTACGCCAAGATCCCGATGTGATCGCCGTCGGCGAAATCCGCGACCGCGAAACGGCGGAAATCGCGATTCGCGCGGCGCTGACGGGGCACTTGGTGTTGTCCTCGATGCACGCCAATACGGCGGCGGAAATACCGTTGCGTTTTGTAGAAATGGGAATCGCGCCGTATCTTGTGGCGGCGTCGCTGACATTGGTGATTTCGCAACGTTTGCTGCGCCTTTTATGTCCCGCGTGCAAACAACCTTACCGCGGCGTTACGCCATGGGCTGACGGCAGCACCGATAACGCTTTGTTTACGCGCGGCGGTTGCGAGCAATGTCACGCGACCGGATATGCCGGACGGACGGGTATTTTTGAAATGTTGCCGGTGGATGAGCGCATTAAAAATCAACTGGCCTTGCCGGAAGGTGTTCCGAGGTTACGTTCGTTGTGCGGCAGTCTGACGCGCTTTCCACTCGTGGAGCAGGTTCGCGAACGGATCGCGAAAGGTGAAGTAGGCGTAGAGGAGGCGGCTTTTTTTGCGAGCTGA